Part of the Chloroflexi bacterium ADurb.Bin180 genome is shown below.
GCGAGGTCGCCTTCAGGGCAGGCGGCGGTATCTCGCCCGGCCTGACTGGTAGGCGTCCTCCCCGTACATATCGTTGGCCACGATCGCTGGCAGGCCCTCTACCTCGAGCCGCAGCAGTGCCTCGGGCCCCAGGTCGTCGTAGGCCACCAACTGACTGGACCGCACACAGCGGGCCAGCAGCGCAGCGACTCCCCCGGTAGCAGCGAAATAGACCGCGCGATACTGCTGGAGCGCCTCCCGCACCGCCTGGGAGCGATTGCCCTTGCCCAGCATCCCCTTGAGTCCGGCCTGCAGCATGGCCGGAACGTAGGGATCCATCCGGCCGGCCGTGGTCGGCCCGCACGAGCCGATGGGCTTGCCCGGTCTGGCCGGTGACGGTCCCATATAATAGACGATTTGACCACGGGGGTCAAACGGCAGCGGTCTGCCGGCCCGCAGCGCCTGCAGGAACCGCTGGTGGGCCGCATCCCGCGCGACATAGATTGCACCCGAAATGCGCACCCTGTCGCCCGCGTGCAGCGACTGCACGACCTCGTCGGTCAAGGGTGCCCGGATCTCGATTGCCGGCTCACTGGATGGGCTCAACGAGCTCGACCTCCATGATCTGGGCATTACCCTCTACCGTGGGCGACAGGACACCGTACACGTTCACCCGGCCCTGGCCCATAGCCTGGTTCAGGTCGATGCCGTTCTGGCTGCCGCTCAGCAGGCAGATGAGCTGGCCCCGCTCGTCCACGAGCCGGTGCGTTCCCTGCATATAGATAGAGATGCCCAGCTCTTTGACCAATCCCGAGCGCAGGGAAAGCCGCTCCGGCGCGGTCGACGCTCCGACCTTCTGCAGGGCGATTTCTTTCTTCCAGGGGTTTTGCTCCGTCACCATGCCTTCTACACGGACCGTTTCGCCCAGTAGCGGCTCCAGAGCACCCTCAGCGGCCCCCTGCACCACCACGGTGATGCGCGAGCGCGACGTCCAGTTCACGCCGACGATCCATTGACCTTCGACGTTCATCAGCAGGCCCTCGATCACCTGCGGGCCGCCCGCCGTGGCCGTCGGTGACGGCGTGGCTGTGGGCGGCAGCGGGGTTGGCGTCGGCGTTGGGGTGGCGGTCGGTTGCGGCGGGGCGCAGCTCACGGCCAGGCCGAGGCACGCCGCCAGCCCCAGAATGATGCCCACTGCGCTCCTGGCGGCCATGCTAGATCACCGCTTCTTTCCGCCTGGCCGAGTGACACTGCAGGTTCACTGCCACCGGCATACTGGCAATGTGGCAGGGCTGACTCAGCACGTGCACCGCCAGGGCAGTGACCCTGCCGCCAAGGCCCGCCGGCCCAATGCCCAGCCGGTTGATGTGCTCCAGCAGCTCTGCTTCCAGTTCCGCGTCCTCAGCTACCGGGCTGGGCTGCCCAACGGGCCGCAGCAGCGCCTCTTTGGCCAGGAGCATGGCCTGGTCCGACGTGCCGCCGATGCCCACACCGACGATGACCGGCGGGCAGGGATTGGCGCCAGACTGGTCGACCACCTCGGTCACCCAATCGATGATGCCCTCCGGCAGCATCATGCGCAGATAGCTCATGTTCTCAGCACCGCCGCCCTTGGGCAACACGGTGAGCTTGATCCGGTCCCCGGGCACGAGCTTGTAGTGCACGATGGGCGGGGTATTGTCGCCGGTGTTGACCCGCGCCGAGTAGGGGCGGGCCACGGCGGACTTGCGCAAGTAGCCGTCGCGGTAGGCGCGCCGGACGCCCTCGGCGATGCATTCGTTGAGGTCACTGCCGGCGATATGCACATCCTGACCCAGCTCGACAAAGACCACTGCCAGGCCCGTGTCCTGGCAAAGCGGGTACTCGCCCTGGGCAGCGACGGTGGCGTTCTCCAGAATCTGCCCCAGCACCTCGCGGCCCACGGGGGATTCTTCGCTGGCTCTAGCGCGCTCGATGGCCTGGAGCACATCGGGCGGCAGATGGTAGTTGGCCTCGATGAAGAGGTCGGTCACCGCTGTGGTCACGGCCTCGCAGGAGACCTCACGAACCGGCCGGCCAGGCGACAGGCGGCGCACGAGGTCCTGTTCCGTGGAGGTGAGGTCGGCCGAGGCCAGCAGGTCCGGTCGCTGTGCTGCGGTGCGCCGCAGGGATTGCTCGCGCCGCCAGCGCTCGACCTCGGCGTGATTGCCCGAAAGCAGCGGTTCCGGCACGGCCCAGCCGCGAAAGACGGCCGGCCTGGTGTAGTGAGGGTGCTCCAGCAGACTGCGGGTGTGCGAATCCTGCAGCGTCGCCAGCGGGTCGCCGAGAGCGCCGGGCAGCAGCCGCGTGACCGTCTCCACGATGACCATCGCCGGGATCTCGCCACCGCTCAACACATAGTCACCAATGGAGATTTCGTCGGTCACCAGGTGCTCGCGCACGCGCTCGTCCACGCCCTCGTAGCGGCCGCAGATGAGCAGCAGGCGCTGCTTTCCCGCCAGCTCCCGCGCTACGGCCTGGGTCAGCGGCCGCCCGGCGGGGGTCAGCAGGATGATCTGGGTGGGAGCATCGCGCCCGGTGGGCACGCCGTCCTCCGCCAGCAGGGTCTCCACGGCGCGAAAGATCGGCTCGGCCTTCATCACCATCCCACCGCCGCCACCGTAGGGTACGTCGTCGGTGATGTGGTGCTTGTCCGTGGCGTAGGCGCGAATGTTGTGGATGGCGATAGAGACGAGGCCGGACTCGACCGCGCGCTTGACGATGCTATCTTCGAACACGCCCTGGAACAGGCTCGGGAAGAGGGTCAACAGGTCAAAGCGCATGGCCGATTCTAGCACAAAGGACGGGCGGCACCAACAATCGGCAGCGACCCGATGTATAATGGGCCAAAGGTCAATGAGGGAGGGCGGGTATGGAGCTCAAGACCGTCAAGATCGTCAAGCCGGAGGAGGTCAATTTCATCCTCGGGCAGACCCACTTTATCAAGAGCGTCGAGGACCTTTACGAGGCGCTGGTTGGCGCCGTGCCGGGCTGCAAATTCGGGCTGGCCTTCTGCGAGGCGTCTGGCGCGTGCCTGGTGCGCTGGGCCGGCACGGACGAGGAGATGATCGAGCTGGCGAAGAAGAACGCCCTGGCCCTGTCCGCCGGGCACTCGTTCATCGTTTTTCTGAAGAATGCCTTTCCGATTAACGTCCTCAACACGATCAAGATGGTGCCGGAAGTGTGCGGCATCTTTTGCGCCACGGCCAATCCGGTCGAGGTCATCCTGGCCGAGAGCGAGCAGGGGCGGGGCATCCTGGGCGTAATCGATGGTGCCTCACCAAAGGGGGTGGAGGACGAGGAGGGTATCGCCTGGCGCACGGGCTTTCTGCGCAAGATCGGCTACAAAGCGCGCGGCTAGGCGTGGCAAAGCGGCGGGTCTAGAACCAGCGCGCTTGCAGCGTCTTGAAGAACCCCTGGCGGGTCAGGCGCGCGATCTCATCGGCCAGGCGCTTCCAGGTGTAACCGCTCCCTGGGCGCAGAGCGATGACGTACTGTTCGTCGCTCAGAAAGCGCTTGACGTAACGGATACCGCCCGGGTCGCGGGCAAAGTGGTAGACGTTCACGCTGTCGGCAATGGCTGCGTCGACCGCGCCGTCGCGCAGCGCCGTCAGTGCCTCGATGGCCCCCGGGTAGGTCACGACCTGCAGGGGGATGCGTCCCTGCTCCAGATGCCGTCTCGCCTCCAGCTCGGCAGCGCTGCCGCGCTCGCCCCCTACCTTCTTGCCCCCGAGCTGGTTCACGCCGCGAATGCGCCGCTCGTCCTGCCGCACGGCCAGCAAAAGACCTGCGTTGAAATATGAGGGGGAGTAGAGCACATCCTCGGTGAGGGTTTCGTCGTAGGGCAAGGCCGAGATAATCATCTCGCACTTGTCGGTCAGCAACGCGTCGTACAGGCCGTCGAAATGCAGGTTGACGAACTCGACTTGCAGGCCCCAGCGCGAGGCCAGCTCGCGGGCGAGGTCCACATCAAACCCGGAAAAGTTGCCCGCGGCGTCGACCAGGCCAAAGGGCGGATAGGCTGCCTCCATACACACCCGCATTGTGCCGGAGGACCGCATCCGCTCCCAGGTCGGGTCGGTAGCCCGCTGGAACCACACCTGACGGATGGCCGCCAGGGCAAAGGCCCAGCAGACCAGCCCCGCCAGCAACCAGATCAGCCGCTGATGCTTCATGGCTGTTGGCCTCGGGCGTAGACCTGTACCGCGGTGTAGAGCGGCCGGGTCACAAAGCCAGGCGTGACAAAGGAAAAGTCATCCTGGTAGTTGCGCGCGGGCCGGGGATAGCGAAACACCCACATCGCCACCATCCGGCACCAGGGCCAGTCCTCCAGCACCATCTGATAGGCCCGCAGGGTATAGTCGATGCGCTGCGCCGGCCGCACGGCGTTGGCCCAGCGGCGGTTGTCGTTCCAGCCCGCTTCGGTGATCAGGCAGGGCAGGTCGCCATCGCCGTTCTCCACCATCACCTCGTGCAGCAGCTCGGCCCGCGAAAAGCCCAGGCTGTCGCTTCTGGGAGGCGAGTCCGGCGGCAGCGTCCAGCCGTAGGCGTGGATAGCCAGACCGTCGAAGGACCCTTTGGCGCTAGCGGAATACATCCGCCGCAGGAACTCGAGGTCGTCCATGCCCCACTCGCTGCCAGGCGGAGCCAGGGTCGGCGCAAGGCCAGCCGCCAGCACGATCACGTCCGGATTGGCCTCCTTGGCCCGGCGGTAGGTTTGCTGTAGCAGCCGCGTGTAGCTCTCCGGGTCGGGCAGGCGATAGCCCCACTCAAAGGCCAGGTTGGGCTCATTCCACACCACCACGTACTTGACGCGGCCTCGAAAGTGCTGCACAAAGGCCGCTACAAAGGCGGCAAAGTCGCCATAGCTCTCTTCCGGCAGGTAGCGGAAGGTGGTATCCTCGGGGCGGGCCCAGCCAGGGACAAAGTCGATGCGGGCAACGACCTCCAGTCCCTGGGCGATGGCGTGGTCCACTACCAGGTCGGGATGGCGCCAGTCAAGGCGCCCCTTCTCCGGCTCGTAGTAGCCCCAGGGGAAGTACTCGACGATCCACGAGGCGCCCATCTCGCGCACCATTTCCAGCGTGCGCTTGATCTTCCACTCCTCGACCTCGTCCGTGAGGCGCGTGTGCACGCCCATCTTGGGATTGATGGACTGCACCGTCTGGCGGGGTCCGACGTGCACCACGGGTTGGGGAACGCGGGCGCTCAGTGCGACCAGGGGTAGTAAGAGCAGCACTCGCGGTAACAGCGGGGAGCGCAGGAGGCGGCTCAGGCCGAGGCAAAGCAGGTCATACAGCTCTGAGGCGACCGAACCGCTGCGTGGGTGAGTGCTGTCCATCGGCTCATTCTAGCCACGGCCCTCGGGAAAACAAAGACCCCGGGCCACTTGATGCCGAGACTTCCGAAGTCTCCAAGACTTCGGAAGTCTTCGTTTTCTAGCTACTCGTCATTGTCAAACGCAAGCCCTGCAATGTCCTGTCGGTCGGCGGGAGCATACGATTCAACGAAGGTGCGGTAAGCATCCGCCGTGGCGAACTGGCCCAGCACGACGTCCGAAACTGGCAGGCTGCCACGGCGCAGGCCCAGGTAGTCGCGGTAGCTGGAGAACTCCCAGTCCTCCGGGCGCTGGACAAGACCTATCAGGACCGGATTAAGGTGGATATAGCGCGAGACGTGCAGCAGGTACTCATCACGCTCGATGTACTGTGCCCGGAAGGCGCCTTGGAACAGCGCGCCGACACGATTGCGCTGCTTGTTGATCGCCTTGGTGTAGGAGATGCCCAGGAGCTGCATGCCATGCGAGAAGCCATCGGTGATGATATGCACTAGGAAATGGTAGTGGGTTGGCATCAGACAGTAGGCGATGACTTGGCAAGCCGGGGTGACGTACTTTCGCCATTGCCTCAGCAGGAACAGGTAGTTGTCGCGCTCGAAACAGACCGGCTGGCGGTTATTGCCGCGGTTGTAGACGTGGTAATGCTCGCCTACAGCTAGCTGTGTTTCGCGTCGCGGCATGCTGCCACCTCAGAAGAAGACTTCCGAAGTCTTCAAGACTTCGGAAGTCTTGCTCTCACCCTACACCACCCACCACGTCTGCTGCGGATTCTTCAGATAGGCGTCGATGTCCGCGGCGGCACGCTTCCCGGCGCCCATGGCGCTGATCACCGTCGCCGCGCCCGTCACGATATCGCCGCCGGACCAAATGCGCTCTCTCTTGGTGCGGCCGCTCTCTTCGTTGGCCACCACCGTGCCGTGCTTGGTGCGCTCCAGCGATGGTGTGTCCGTAAAGACCATCGGGTTGGGCCTGGTGCCCAGGGCCATGATGACCATGTCCACTTCTTCGTCGTACTCGGACCCCGGGATCGGGACGGGGCGTGGCCGGCCGCTGGCGTCCGGCTCGCCGAGCTGCTGCTTCTGCAGGCGGATACCGCTGACCCAGCCCTTGTCCGTGCCGTGGATCGAGACCGGATTGGTGAGGTAGTGAAACTCGATACCCTCTTCCTCGGCATTCTCGAGCTCTTCAGCTCTGGCTGGAGCCTCGGCCTTGGTGCGGCGGTAGACCACCTGCACCCTGTCCGCACCCAACCGCAGCGCGCAGCGGGCCGAGTCCATAGCCACGTTGCCAGCGCCAATGACCGCGACCTGTTTGCCGATCATGATCGGCGTGTCGTACTCGGGGAACTTGTAGGCCTTCATCAGGTTCGTCCGGGTCAGGAACTCGTTGGCGCTGTAGACGCCGTTCAGGTTCTCGCCCGGGATGTTCATGAACATGGGCAGTCCGGCGCCAGTGCCCAGGAAGATGGCATCGTAACCCTGGGCAAATAGCTCGTCCACCGTGGCCAGCTTGCCGATGACGCTGTTGAGCCGCAGCTCGGCGCCAAGGCTCTGCACATACTGCACCTCGGTGCGGACAATGGCCTTGGGCAGGCGGAACTCGGGAATGCCATAGATGAGCACGCCGCCCGGAGCGTGCAGCGATTCATAAATGACCACTTGATGGCCGAGTTTGGCCAGGTCGCCGGCACAGGTGAGACCGGCCGGCCCCGCGCCGATCACGGCCACTTTCTTGCCGGTGGGCGGCGCGACCGTCGGCTTTCTGACGCCCTGAGCGATCTCCCAGTCAGCCACATAGCGCTCGAGTCGGCCGATGGCCACTGGCTCGAACTTTTTTCCGAGCACGCACTTTTCCTCACACTGGGTCTCTTGCGGGCACACGCGACCGCAGATGGCGGGCAGGTTGTTCTTGTCCTTGAGCATCTCTACCGCGCGCCACATATCGTTGTCACGCAGGGCCAGAATAAACTCGGGAATGCGTACGTTAACCGGGCAGCCATCGCGGCAGGTGGGATTCTTGCATTGCAGGCAGCGCTGCGCCTCAGCCAGTGCCTGTTCGGCGCTGTAGCCCAGAGCGACCTCGTCAAAGTTGCGCCCACGGACGTGGGGGTCCTGGCGTGGCATTTCGTTTCTGGGTGCGACCTTGGCCATCTCTACTTGCCCTCCCCGCAGCGGCAGCCGCCGTGCGCGTGTTGTTCAAACAGCTCGGTGGCTCGCTTCTCCTGGTCGAGGTAGATGCGCTGTCGGTCCAGCAAGAGCTGCCAGTCCACCTGGTGGCCATCAAACTCGGGCCCGTCCACGCAGACGAATTTGGTCTTGCCACCCACCTCAACGCGGCAGGCGCCGCACATCCCCGTGCCATCGACCATGATCGAGTTGAGGCTGACGATGGTCTTGACACCAAAGGGTTGCGTGGCCAGAGCGGCAAACTTCATCATGATCGCCGGACCGATGGCCCAGATGATGTCCGGTTTCTTGTCCGACGACAGGATCTCCTTCATCGGCTCGGTGACCAGGGCCTTGCGGGCATAGCTGCCGTCATCGGTGCAGACGATGAGCTCGTCGCTGACCGAGCGCATCTTGTCTTCCCAGAAGAGCAGGCTCTGGTTGCGCGCGCCGATGATGGCAATGACCCTGTTGCCCGCTTCATGCAGCGCGCGGGCGATGGGATAGACCGGGGCGATGCCCACGCCGCCGCCAACCACCAGCACCGTGCCGTACTTCTCAATGTCTGTGGGCAGGCCCAGCGGCCCGACAAAGCTGGCGAACTCGTCGCCGACCTTCATCAGGCCCATCTGCTTGGTGGTCTTGCCCACTTCCTGAAAGACAATGGTGATCTCGCCGCTGGTGCGGTCATAGTCGGCGATGGTCAGGGGAACCCTCTCGCCTTCTTCGTCGATGCGCACGATGACGAACTGGCCCGCCTTGGCCTTGCGCGCGACCTCCGGCGCATACACCTTGAACAGCTTGGTGACAGGTGCCAGGTCTTCTCTGGCGGTAATGCGATACACCTGCTTCCTCCTTCGCGGTTGATGTTCTTCCTGGACGCACCACAAAGCCGGCGCGCTTGTCGCCGCGCGCCGGGCCATGATGGTGCGTTTGTGAATTCGGACACTATTCTAGGCGCGCGCCGCTTTCTGTCAATTCGAGGTTGCGTCTGGACATAGCAAAGCCGGGCCAGGCCCGCGAGCGCGGTGCACCCAACCCGGCCTGTCGCAGCGTTAGCGCGCAAGCAGGTCAAAGAACTGCCGGGCCAGCGAAACTACCCTCACTCCCAGGCGCACCACCTGCCCGCGGGGCAAACGCCCGGCCGTGGGGTCCTGCTCCCTCTGGCGCTGGTACAGCAGCCCCAGCGCCGCCCCGGACAGCGCGCCCAAAAAGGCGCCGATAACGATGGCCTGCGCTTCTTGCTTTCTCATTGAACTACCTCCTGCGCAGAACGAGCAGAGCTCGCTGCAATCCAGCGGCCGCAGCACGCAGCCACAGGAACGGGGCCAGAACGACATCCATTGCCGAGGTCACCAGGCGAGCGCCCTTCCAGACCCACAGGCGGATGCGGAAAAGCCACAACCTCAGCCGCGGCACCAGCCAGCGCAGCCCGCGCAGAGCGGCAATGGCCGCCGCTCCGCCCAGCAGCCCGAGCGCCACGCCCTCCAGGGCAAGCAGTACCACTGCCCAGTCCCGCCAGCGCACCAGCCAGTCCACTCTACACCCTCCCTGATTGAATCCGTTCCTCAGGCCTTGGCGCCTGCTGACGCGACCTTGGCCCAGGTATCGCGCAGCGAGACCGTGCGGTTGAATACCAGCCTGCCCGGCGTCGAGTCCGGGTCGACACAGAAGTAGCCCTGACGGAGGAACTGCACTACCTTACCTGGCACCGCGCCCGCCAGCCCTGGCTCCACCAGGCAGCCGGTGAGTACCGTCTCCGAGTTGGAGTTGAGGAAGCTGGTGAAGGGCTCCTGGTGATCCAGCGGGTCAGGCACGGTGAAGAGCCGCTCGTACAACCTCACCTCGGCCGAAATGGCGTGCGCCGCCGAAACCCAGTGCAGAGTGCCCTTGACCTCGCGTCCGTCTTGGCTCCAGCCGCCCCGGCTCTCCGGGTCATAGGTGCAGTGCAGCTCGACCACATTGCCGGCGGCGTCCTTGACTACTCTGACGCAGGTGACATAGTAGGCGTGCTTGAGCCGCACCTCGCGTCCGGGTGACAGGCGGAACCACTTCCTCGGGGCCTCTTCCA
Proteins encoded:
- a CDS encoding Transposase IS200 like protein, giving the protein MPRRETQLAVGEHYHVYNRGNNRQPVCFERDNYLFLLRQWRKYVTPACQVIAYCLMPTHYHFLVHIITDGFSHGMQLLGISYTKAINKQRNRVGALFQGAFRAQYIERDEYLLHVSRYIHLNPVLIGLVQRPEDWEFSSYRDYLGLRRGSLPVSDVVLGQFATADAYRTFVESYAPADRQDIAGLAFDNDE
- the pyrK gene encoding Dihydroorotate dehydrogenase B (NAD(+)), electron transfer subunit, with protein sequence MYRITAREDLAPVTKLFKVYAPEVARKAKAGQFVIVRIDEEGERVPLTIADYDRTSGEITIVFQEVGKTTKQMGLMKVGDEFASFVGPLGLPTDIEKYGTVLVVGGGVGIAPVYPIARALHEAGNRVIAIIGARNQSLLFWEDKMRSVSDELIVCTDDGSYARKALVTEPMKEILSSDKKPDIIWAIGPAIMMKFAALATQPFGVKTIVSLNSIMVDGTGMCGACRVEVGGKTKFVCVDGPEFDGHQVDWQLLLDRQRIYLDQEKRATELFEQHAHGGCRCGEGK
- the fumB gene encoding Fumarate hydratase class I, anaerobic; amino-acid sequence: MSPSSEPAIEIRAPLTDEVVQSLHAGDRVRISGAIYVARDAAHQRFLQALRAGRPLPFDPRGQIVYYMGPSPARPGKPIGSCGPTTAGRMDPYVPAMLQAGLKGMLGKGNRSQAVREALQQYRAVYFAATGGVAALLARCVRSSQLVAYDDLGPEALLRLEVEGLPAIVANDMYGEDAYQSGRARYRRLP
- the trmD gene encoding tRNA (guanine-N(1)-)-methyltransferase, producing MRFDLLTLFPSLFQGVFEDSIVKRAVESGLVSIAIHNIRAYATDKHHITDDVPYGGGGGMVMKAEPIFRAVETLLAEDGVPTGRDAPTQIILLTPAGRPLTQAVARELAGKQRLLLICGRYEGVDERVREHLVTDEISIGDYVLSGGEIPAMVIVETVTRLLPGALGDPLATLQDSHTRSLLEHPHYTRPAVFRGWAVPEPLLSGNHAEVERWRREQSLRRTAAQRPDLLASADLTSTEQDLVRRLSPGRPVREVSCEAVTTAVTDLFIEANYHLPPDVLQAIERARASEESPVGREVLGQILENATVAAQGEYPLCQDTGLAVVFVELGQDVHIAGSDLNECIAEGVRRAYRDGYLRKSAVARPYSARVNTGDNTPPIVHYKLVPGDRIKLTVLPKGGGAENMSYLRMMLPEGIIDWVTEVVDQSGANPCPPVIVGVGIGGTSDQAMLLAKEALLRPVGQPSPVAEDAELEAELLEHINRLGIGPAGLGGRVTALAVHVLSQPCHIASMPVAVNLQCHSARRKEAVI
- the artI gene encoding putative ABC transporter arginine-binding protein 2 precursor — protein: MKHQRLIWLLAGLVCWAFALAAIRQVWFQRATDPTWERMRSSGTMRVCMEAAYPPFGLVDAAGNFSGFDVDLARELASRWGLQVEFVNLHFDGLYDALLTDKCEMIISALPYDETLTEDVLYSPSYFNAGLLLAVRQDERRIRGVNQLGGKKVGGERGSAAELEARRHLEQGRIPLQVVTYPGAIEALTALRDGAVDAAIADSVNVYHFARDPGGIRYVKRFLSDEQYVIALRPGSGYTWKRLADEIARLTRQGFFKTLQARWF
- the gltD_4 gene encoding Glutamate synthase (NADPH) small chain: MAKVAPRNEMPRQDPHVRGRNFDEVALGYSAEQALAEAQRCLQCKNPTCRDGCPVNVRIPEFILALRDNDMWRAVEMLKDKNNLPAICGRVCPQETQCEEKCVLGKKFEPVAIGRLERYVADWEIAQGVRKPTVAPPTGKKVAVIGAGPAGLTCAGDLAKLGHQVVIYESLHAPGGVLIYGIPEFRLPKAIVRTEVQYVQSLGAELRLNSVIGKLATVDELFAQGYDAIFLGTGAGLPMFMNIPGENLNGVYSANEFLTRTNLMKAYKFPEYDTPIMIGKQVAVIGAGNVAMDSARCALRLGADRVQVVYRRTKAEAPARAEELENAEEEGIEFHYLTNPVSIHGTDKGWVSGIRLQKQQLGEPDASGRPRPVPIPGSEYDEEVDMVIMALGTRPNPMVFTDTPSLERTKHGTVVANEESGRTKRERIWSGGDIVTGAATVISAMGAGKRAAADIDAYLKNPQQTWWVV
- a CDS encoding Adenosine specific kinase yields the protein MELKTVKIVKPEEVNFILGQTHFIKSVEDLYEALVGAVPGCKFGLAFCEASGACLVRWAGTDEEMIELAKKNALALSAGHSFIVFLKNAFPINVLNTIKMVPEVCGIFCATANPVEVILAESEQGRGILGVIDGASPKGVEDEEGIAWRTGFLRKIGYKARG